In Primulina eburnea isolate SZY01 chromosome 3, ASM2296580v1, whole genome shotgun sequence, one DNA window encodes the following:
- the LOC140825167 gene encoding serine/threonine-protein kinase BSK7-like — MGCHCSKIAFHCSKITSCCFISDYDGSIQEGKNDENEDKGEISGLPAFREYSIEQLRIATSGFAVANIVSEHGEKAPNVVYKGKLENQRRIAVKRFNRSAWPDSRQFLEEARAVGQLRTNRMANLLGCCAEGDERLLVAEFMPNETLAKHLFHWEAQPMKWAMRLRVALYLAQALEYCTSKGRALYHDLNAYRIVFDDDGNPRLSCFGLMKNSRDGKSYSTNLAFTPPEYLRTGRVTPESVTYSFGTLLLDLLSGKHIPPSHALDLIKDRNLQMLTDSCLEGELSNDDGTELVRLASRCLQYEPRERPNPKSLVAALVPLQKDTEVPSHVLMGIPHGEAAMPLSALGLACLRMDLTAIHEILEKLSYKDDEGAATELSFQMWTNQMQETLNSKKKGDMAFRQKDFRAAIECYTQFIDVGTMVSPTVFARRSLSHLMSDMPEEALDDAVQAQVISPVWHIASYLQASALFALGRENEAHIALKEGSILEEKRTTPS; from the exons ATGGGCTGCCACTGTTCAAAGATCGCCTTCCACTGTTCAAAGATCACCTCATGTTGTTTTATCTCAGATTATGATGGATCAATTCAGGAAGGCAAGAATGATG AAAACGAAGATAAAGGTGAAATTAGTGGTTTGCCTGCATTTCGCGAATACTCAATTGAACAACTCAGGATAGCTACATCTGGATTTGCGGTAGCGAACATAGTTTCAGAACATGGGGAGAAAGCTCCAAATGTGGTTTATAAAGGGAAATTGGAGAATCAGAGGCGGATAGCTGTCAAACGCTTTAATAGGTCTGCTTGGCCTGATTCCCGGCAGTTCCTG GAAGAAGCAAGAGCTGTTGGTCAACTCCGAACTAATAGAATGGCCAATTTGCTTGGCTGCTGTGCTGAAGGTGATGAGAGGCTGCTTGTCGCTGAATTTATGCCCAATGAAACACTTGCAAAACATCTGTTTCACT GGGAAGCACAACCTATGAAATGGGCAATGCGGCTTAGGGTTGCTTTATATCTCGCTCAAGCATTAGAATATTGCACGAGTAAAGGACGGGCTCTTTACCACGATCTTAATGCCTACAGAATAGTCTTTGATGAC GATGGCAATCCCAGACTATCATGTTTCGGTTTAATGAAGAACAGTAGAGATGGAAAAAGTTACAGTACAAATTTGGCATTTACTCCTCCAGAGTACCTAAGAACTG GGAGAGTTACTCCGGAGAGTGTAACATATAGCTTTGGCACACTTTTACTTGATCTCCTCAGTGGTAAACATATTCCACCAAGTCAT GCCCTTGATTTGATAAAGGACCGAAATCTCCAAATGTTAACTGATTCTTGCTTGGAAGGTGAGCTATCCAATGATGATGGAACTGAGTTGGTTCGTTTGGCATCAAGATGTTTACAGTATGAACCCCGCGAGAGGCCTAATCCTAAATCACTAGTTGCCGCATTAGTTCCTCTTCAAAAGGATACAGAG GTTCCTTCTCATGTATTGATGGGTATCCCTCATGGTGAAGCGGCTATGCCTCTGTCGGCCCTCGGGCTAGCATGCTTAAGAATGGATTTAACAGCCATACACGAGATATTGGAAAAACTCAGCTACAAAGACGATGAAGGGGCGGCAACGGAG CTTTCATTCCAGATGTGGACAAATCAAATGCAGGAAACTTTAAACTCAAAGAAGAAAGGTGATATGGCTTTCCGTCAAAAAGATTTCCGAGCTGCAATCGAATGTTACACACAG TTTATCGATGTTGGAACCATGGTATCGCCTACAGTTTTTGCTCGTCGTAGTCTTTCACATCTTATGAGTGATATGCCAGAGGAGGCCCTCGATGATGCGGTGCAGGCACAGGTTATATCTCCTGTTTGGCACATCGCTTCATATTTACAAGCTTCCGCTCTCTTTGCGTTAGGAAGGGAGAATGAGGCACATATTGCACTTAAAGAAGGTTCAATTCTTGAAGAAAAACGGACCACACCGTCCTGA
- the LOC140825170 gene encoding uncharacterized protein isoform X1 produces the protein MTDSVQGSSTIISISKYFPHSLAHFVTKGGGPLLVLFTNSIHDVNMKYLKPMKLFQGLSKSNGLKKRRLLGLDVGDKYVGLALSDADNKIAAPLSVLVRKKTNIDLMATDFQSLISEFSLSGFVFGYPFDRQKNSRDAVQVKLFIDDLIKTGRFEDLNYTFWDECFTSKSVDFLLKPLNLHPVQCKTIVDKFAAVGILQGYLDFANRSQGQDAESRIFQNENDSQSL, from the exons ATGACCGACTCCGTACAGGGAAGCTCGACAATAATTTCCATTTCCAAATATTTTCCACATTCTTTGGCGCATTTTGTCACCAAAGGTGGTGGTCCTCTTCTAGTTTTGTTTACAAATAGTATACACGATGTGAAT ATGAAGTACTTAAAGCCAATGAAGTTGTTCCAAGGATTGTCCAAATCAAACGGGTTAAAAAAAAGGCGTTTGCTTGGCTTGGATGTGGGTGATAAGTACGTGGGCCTCGCTCTTTCTGACGCCGATAACAAAATTGCAGCACCCTTGAG TGTCTTGGTTCGCAAAAAAACGAACATCGACTTGATGGCAACTGATTTCCAAAGTCTG ATCTCTGAATTTTCGTTGTCAGGCTTCGTTTTTGGTTATCCTTTCGATCGGCAAAAGAACAGCCGAGAT GCAGTCCAAGTGAAGCTTTTCATTGACGACCTTATCAAAACAGGGAGATTTGAAGAtttgaattataccttttggGATGAGTGCTTCACGTCGAAG AGCGTCGATTTCCTCTTGAAGCCTTTGAATTTGCATCCAGTGCAATGTAAGACAATTGTGGACAAATTTGCTGCCGTTGGAATCCTTCAG GGTTACCTGGATTTTGCTAATCGGAGTCAAGGTCAAGATGCAGAAAGTCGAATCTTccagaacgaaaatgattcgCAGTCCCTATGA
- the LOC140825170 gene encoding uncharacterized protein isoform X2: protein MIPRLNVVLLFLFFEEIRCYMKYLKPMKLFQGLSKSNGLKKRRLLGLDVGDKYVGLALSDADNKIAAPLSVLVRKKTNIDLMATDFQSLISEFSLSGFVFGYPFDRQKNSRDAVQVKLFIDDLIKTGRFEDLNYTFWDECFTSKSVDFLLKPLNLHPVQCKTIVDKFAAVGILQGYLDFANRSQGQDAESRIFQNENDSQSL from the exons ATGATACCTCGCCTTAATGTGGTCCTCTTGTTTCTGTTTTTTGAAGAAATTCGTTGTTAT ATGAAGTACTTAAAGCCAATGAAGTTGTTCCAAGGATTGTCCAAATCAAACGGGTTAAAAAAAAGGCGTTTGCTTGGCTTGGATGTGGGTGATAAGTACGTGGGCCTCGCTCTTTCTGACGCCGATAACAAAATTGCAGCACCCTTGAG TGTCTTGGTTCGCAAAAAAACGAACATCGACTTGATGGCAACTGATTTCCAAAGTCTG ATCTCTGAATTTTCGTTGTCAGGCTTCGTTTTTGGTTATCCTTTCGATCGGCAAAAGAACAGCCGAGAT GCAGTCCAAGTGAAGCTTTTCATTGACGACCTTATCAAAACAGGGAGATTTGAAGAtttgaattataccttttggGATGAGTGCTTCACGTCGAAG AGCGTCGATTTCCTCTTGAAGCCTTTGAATTTGCATCCAGTGCAATGTAAGACAATTGTGGACAAATTTGCTGCCGTTGGAATCCTTCAG GGTTACCTGGATTTTGCTAATCGGAGTCAAGGTCAAGATGCAGAAAGTCGAATCTTccagaacgaaaatgattcgCAGTCCCTATGA
- the LOC140825170 gene encoding uncharacterized protein isoform X3 — MKYLKPMKLFQGLSKSNGLKKRRLLGLDVGDKYVGLALSDADNKIAAPLSVLVRKKTNIDLMATDFQSLISEFSLSGFVFGYPFDRQKNSRDAVQVKLFIDDLIKTGRFEDLNYTFWDECFTSKSVDFLLKPLNLHPVQCKTIVDKFAAVGILQGYLDFANRSQGQDAESRIFQNENDSQSL, encoded by the exons ATGAAGTACTTAAAGCCAATGAAGTTGTTCCAAGGATTGTCCAAATCAAACGGGTTAAAAAAAAGGCGTTTGCTTGGCTTGGATGTGGGTGATAAGTACGTGGGCCTCGCTCTTTCTGACGCCGATAACAAAATTGCAGCACCCTTGAG TGTCTTGGTTCGCAAAAAAACGAACATCGACTTGATGGCAACTGATTTCCAAAGTCTG ATCTCTGAATTTTCGTTGTCAGGCTTCGTTTTTGGTTATCCTTTCGATCGGCAAAAGAACAGCCGAGAT GCAGTCCAAGTGAAGCTTTTCATTGACGACCTTATCAAAACAGGGAGATTTGAAGAtttgaattataccttttggGATGAGTGCTTCACGTCGAAG AGCGTCGATTTCCTCTTGAAGCCTTTGAATTTGCATCCAGTGCAATGTAAGACAATTGTGGACAAATTTGCTGCCGTTGGAATCCTTCAG GGTTACCTGGATTTTGCTAATCGGAGTCAAGGTCAAGATGCAGAAAGTCGAATCTTccagaacgaaaatgattcgCAGTCCCTATGA
- the LOC140825171 gene encoding AT-hook motif nuclear-localized protein 5-like: MEGREGMTSQGSASYYLQRGGLRGSGSGPCQNIHVSASGSAIKPTSEMHPAPVFKTLSSNPSISVHPDVGISGFHIENTSHSYSHGMNMAFVSSASRGDDGDTVKKKKRGRPRKYAPDGSNMSLGVSRLSGSTSCSEGAPPAEKPRRGRPPGTGWKQKLAPLGEWMNSSAGLAFTPHVLLVEAGEDIAAKILAFAQQRPRALCILSAYGSVSAVTLRQPTTSSGAITYEGRFEILCLSGSYLLAESGGPHNRTGGISISVCSPDGHIIGGAIGGRLVAANPVQVVACSFVYDGTGTKAKNNSESDSKDEQYLLLQPAEKSSSPVSPAPTHPNVSETSSKAGIKNFKPEFDLTRG, translated from the exons ATGGAAGGGAGAGAAGGGATGACTTCGCAAGGTTCAGCCTCGTATTACCTCCAGAGAGGTGGATTACGAGGATCGGGTTCAGGACCCTGCCAAAATATCCATGTCTCTGCTTCAGGGTCGGCCATAAAACCGACCAGCGAGATGCACCCTGCACCTGTTTTTAAAACTCTGTCATCGAATCCCAGCATTTCAGTGCATCCCGATGTAGGGATCAGTGGATTTCATATTGAGAACACGTCACACAGTTATTCTCATGGGATGAACATGGCTTTTGTGTCGAGTGCGTCACGGGGCGACGATGGCGATAcggtgaagaagaagaagaggggTAGGCCTAGAAAATATGCACCCGACGGGTCTAATATGTCTTTAGGAGTGTCCCGATTGTCGGGTTCCACGTCATGTTCTGAGGGAGCTCCACCTGCGGAAAAACCTCGGAGAGGGCGGCCACCCGGGACTGGGTGGAAGCAGAAACTTGCTCCTCTTG GTGAATGGATGAACAGTTCAGCTGGATTAGCTTTTACACCACATGTCTTACTTGTTGAAGCTGGAGAG GATATTGCGGCAAAAATATTGGCATTTGCTCAACAAAGACCCAGAGCTTTATGCATTTTGTCAGCTTATGGATCAGTTTCTGCTGTAACGTTACGCCAGCCTACAACATCTTCTGGCGCCATAACATACGAG GGCCGTTTCGAGATACTGTGCTTATCCGGTTCTTACCTGCTTGCTGAAAGTGGTGGTCCGCATAATAGAACTGGTGGTATAAGCATTTCCGTTTGTAGCCCTGATGGCCATATAattggtggtgcaataggcggTAGGCTTGTGGCAGCAAACCCCGTGCAG GTGGTTGCATGCAGTTTTGTATATGATGGTACCGGGACAAAAGCAAAGAACAATTCCGAGTCTGACTCAAAAGATGAACAATACTTACTACTGCAACCTGCTGAAAAATCATCAAGCCCAGTTAGTCCTGCTCCTACTCATCCTAATGTTTCTGAAACAAGTTCAAAGGCTGGCATTAAAAATTTCAAGCCTGAATTTGATTTGACTCGCGGATGA